The Myripristis murdjan chromosome 8, fMyrMur1.1, whole genome shotgun sequence genomic sequence CATCATTATGCAACCTAAAGCTGAACGTGGTGTTAATTTGTGTGGTTAATTGTCACTGTGTGCAGGTTAAACATGACATGTAATTTGTCTTCCCTACAGAGCACAAAGTCATAATTGTGGGCCTGGACAACGCTGGGAAGACGACCATCCTGTACCAGCTGTAAGTGTCACCTTGATGGGACTATTTTATTACACCACAAGTGGGTTAATAATCATGTAAAGTTTAGAAAACCCACCTGACAGACACGGATGTGTTTCTACCCACTTGTCAGATCTGATTTACAGCTACAACACAGCTCGCACTGCCTCACATCAGGTCAGTAATCCCAcacttgtcctctctctctctctctttccctccacaCATCTGTAAACATCCAGCCTGACGAAGGAAGCGGTCCACACGTCGCCCACAATCGGCAGCAACGTGGAGGAGATCTCCGTCCGAAACACTCGCTTCCTGGTGTGGGACATCGGTGGCCAGGAGAGCCTCCGAGCCAGCTGGATCTCTTACTACTGCAACACAGAGGTACCGGCCTCTCTCTCACCGTCTGTACTCATGAGCTATGAACtcaggacagaggaggacaaaaagTCATCAAAGTGTTTAAAAGAAGTGGGagcattcatttttatcatggGTGGCCCTTATTAAATGATAGTCATGCTTGATTTGCATGTTGATTTGCGTCTACTATGCTAGTACTACCACTGCTCACTGACTCACTTACTCGCATTTTAAgcttgctttttgtttttcttcacttttcgACACTTGTCACATCATGGGATTAAGTCTCTTCAACTAGTTTCTTCAAGTTTCCTTCTAAATGACGTCAGCGTTTGTTGAAACCGGTTCCTCTAAacaagagacacacactcaataCAGTGATTTTCATGAGAACTGatagagaggggggaaaaaaaagctgtgttgtTGTAACAGCTCATatcaaaatgtgtgtcttgCAGCCCGGTGCTGACTCAGCGTTGCACATTAACCTATATTGGCTCGTTGGTGTCGTACCTTGCTCTTTGTGGAGATGTTACTTACTGCTGTTGCATAACCACTTTCAGTATAATCCATAAGTGTATAGTGGCGTTCATCAAGGACAGTTTATTGATGTGATATATGCGTTTTCTCTGGTCTTGCCCCTTCAGATTGTCATTCTGGTGGTGGACAGCACTGACCGGGAGCGCCTCACATTAACCAAAGCAGAACTGCATCGCATGCTGGCACATGAGGTACGAATCCAATAAAATGTCACGTGTTGTCTACATGTCATGGGTGGTGTGTCGGTGTTGATAGCTGGC encodes the following:
- the arl5c gene encoding putative ADP-ribosylation factor-like protein 5C; amino-acid sequence: MGLLLTKLMTVFGDREHKVIIVGLDNAGKTTILYQLLTKEAVHTSPTIGSNVEEISVRNTRFLVWDIGGQESLRASWISYYCNTEIVILVVDSTDRERLTLTKAELHRMLAHEDLQNAAILVLANKQDVKGSMSVAEISQNLTLSSITAHPWHVQACCALTGEGLPASLDWMRSRVIAN